The following coding sequences are from one Lycium ferocissimum isolate CSIRO_LF1 chromosome 3, AGI_CSIRO_Lferr_CH_V1, whole genome shotgun sequence window:
- the LOC132051007 gene encoding fasciclin-like arabinogalactan protein 21, whose amino-acid sequence MTSPSSLFPNILSSLGFQQLSTAATSSNLSTPITIFALTDSSLITCPTCSLPLLLQEHSIPGLYPLHYLRSLAFGTKLETLAPNRCLTVTLSTTNLNPKIFINGVEITQPDLFNNGFILIHGLRGFVSHLSPLSCNVERMNSLSFDSFTFTPPISSVSSIMRFMLKDAIIRLRNNGYSIVALALRVKYAELSELKSMTIFALDDVSIFANGGHAYLTNFRFHVVPNKRIMAGEMVSFTSGNVLPTLDGDEKLVVTTAGGGGVLAPMKINYVRIVRFDLLHNSRIVVHGISVPFPHMHHQISDDHKGFVDQMEQPQSQGQCDVTGIGGVCDVIHEGFAPAGMVMGNIHEEHIEGL is encoded by the coding sequence ATGACATCACCTTCTTCACTCTTCCCAAACATACTCTCTTCCCTCGGTTTCCAACAACTCTCCACCGCCGCCACGTCATCCAATCTCTCAACTCCCATCACAATCTTCGCCCTCACCGACTCATCTCTCATCACCTGCCCAACATGCTCTCTCCCATTACtccttcaagaacactctatCCCAGGCCTTTATCCACTTCACTATCTCCGCTCATTAGCTTTCGGCACTAAACTCGAAACCCTAGCTCCTAATCGCTGCTTAACCGTTACTCTCTCCACCACTAATCTCAACCCTAAAATCTTCATCAACGGCGTTGAAATCACTCAACCTGATCTATTCAACAACGGATTTATACTCATACACGGCTTACGTGGCTTTGTTTCACATCTCTCGCCACTTTCATGCAATGTTGAACGAATGAATTCATTATCATTTGATTCGTTTACGTTTACTCCTCCTATATCTTCGGTATCTTCTATAATGCGGTTCATGTTAAAGGATGCGATTATTAGGTTACGTAACAACGGTTACAGTATTGTAGCGTTAGCGTTAAGAGTTAAGTACGCTGAGCTTTCTGAGCTTAAATCAATGACGATATTTGCTTTAGATGATGTATCGATTTTCGCTAATGGTGGACATGCGTATTTAACGAATTTTAGGTTTCATGTTGTGCCTAATAAGAGGATTATGGCTGGGGAAATGGTGAGTTTTACCTCGGGAAATGTGTTGCCGACGTTAGATGGAGATGAGAAATTGGTTGTAACTACTGCTGGTGGTGGAGGTGTGTTAGCTCCAATGAAGATTAATTACGTGAGGATTGTGCGTTTTGATTTGCTTCATAATAGTAGGATTGTTGTTCATGGTATATCTGTTCCGTTTCCTCATATGCATCATCAAATTAGTGATGATCATAAAGGATTTGTTGATCAGATGGAACAGCCACAGTCACAAGGGCAGTGTGATGTTACTGGAATTGGTGGAGTTTGTGACGTCATTCATGAGGGTTTTGCCCCAGCTGGCATGGTGATGGGGAATATTCATGAAGAGCATATTGAAGGTCTTTGA
- the LOC132048744 gene encoding uncharacterized protein LOC132048744: MGNCGSCKSKSKATAKLVHLDGELEEFFSPIKVSNLENSAATTFICNSDEMEFDEYVTALGDNDQLLLGKLYFELPMNWLTQRLQAEDMANLAVKAIEAIKTSGGKSSCGFCRMKNDPLMFFHEGENVKYSRLHDHKEACKQNKFTANLSVILEE; encoded by the coding sequence ATGGGCAATTGTGGTTCTTGCAAATCAAAGTCCAAAGCCACTGCTAAATTAGTCCATTTAGATGGCGAGCTCGAAGAATTCTTCTCTCCTATTAAAGTCTCTAACTTAGAAAACTCTGCTGCCACTACTTTTATATGTAATTCAGATGAaatggaatttgatgaatatGTTACAGCACTTGGTGATAACGACCAGCTTCTGCTTGGTAAGCTTTACTTCGAGTTGCCAATGAATTGGTTGACACAACGCCTTCAGGCAGAGGACATGGCTAATTTGGCCGTTAAAGCAATTGAAGCAATAAAAACAAGTGGTGGAAAGAGTTCATGTGGTTTTTGtaggatgaaaaatgatcccTTGATGTTTTTTCATGAGGGAGAAAATGTCAAGTACTCGAGGCTGCATGATCACAAGGAAGCGTGCAAACAAAACAAGTTTACTGCTAACTTAAGTGTGATTCTTGAAGAGTGA
- the LOC132049976 gene encoding uncharacterized protein LOC132049976, with protein sequence MGLQKNYEDFKRQLLGSEHQNSSEEKNNTKHEDLIKEVALLELEIMYLEKYLLSMYRKTFAKRLESLSIKDESTKTNSAPKERKFSEVKKHNSKTKENPITNTSPSLPPLTNPPEECNETPGDPSLVDNTVVRCHSSLSHTAASFKPSPLVGVLADAVDSYHSLPLSMLEHAQVSTSNWKAGEHFVNGSSNHFHDPPNQLSEEMIKCISAIYIQLADPPLFSYDYPFSPISLSSSALESFPHGQNDIGALQSEESSSNSRLNNPFHLKEPREFSGSFVTTTEVQGLCRDKRSLDGVERMLQHFRYLVSKLKEVDPRKMRHDEKLAFWINVHNALVMHAFLVYGIPRSNLKRVSQLLKAAYNIGGNTVSVEMIQSSILGCRLPRPGQWIQSLFFPKQKFKAGDARKGYAIEHPDPRLRFALCSGCHSDALLRLYTPQRVFEELEVAKEEYLQTNTRVHKEQKLVLPKNVESYVKEVDLCPSGFMEMIELALPAHFIKKYQGRIWKKIEWIPHNFTFRYLISHELVESVISF encoded by the exons ATGGGGCTACAGAAGAATTATGAAGATTTCAAAAGACAATTACTGGGCAGTGAACATCAAAATTCCTCCGAGGAAAAGAATAAT ACTAAGCATGAGGATCTGATTAAAGAAGTTGCTCTCTTGGAGCTGGAAATTATGTATTTGGAGAAGTATCTTCTTTCAATGTACCGAAAAACATTTGCTAAGCGGTTAGAATCACTGTCCATAAAGGATGAAAGCACAAAAACCAATTCAGCtcccaaagaaaggaaattttcGGAAGTCAAGAAGCACAACAGCAAAACCAAGGAAAATCCAATCACTAATACTAGTCCTTCTCTTCCCCCTTTGACTAATCCACCAGAAGAGTGTAACGAGACACCGGGAGATCCAAGCCTAGTTGATAATACTGTTGTGAGATGTCACTCATCACTGTCTCACACTGCTGCTTCTTTCAAACCTTCACCTCTTGTTGGAGTTCTTGCTGATGCTGTTGATTCATACCATTCCTTGCCTTTATCAATGCTGGAG CATGCTCAGGTATCAACTTCAAATTGGAAAGCGGGGGAACATTTTGTTAACGgttcttcaaatcattttcatgATCCCCCAAACCAGCTGTCTGAAGAAATGATTAAGTGTATTTCAGCCATATATATTCAGCTTGCCGACCCCCCTTTGTTCAGCTATGATTACCCATTCTCTCCaatctcattatcatcatcCGCGTTGGAATCTTTTCCTCATGGTCAGAATGATATAGGAGCTTTACAAAGTGAAGAAAGTTCTTCTAATTCAAGACTGAATAACCCTTTTCACCTTAAAGAGCCAAGAGAATTTAGTGGATCTTTTGTCACAACGACTGAAGTGCAAGGACTTTGTCGAGATAAACGGAGCTTAGATGGTGTAGAGCGCATGTTACAACATTTTAG GTATCTAGTCTCGAAGTTGAAGGAAGTTGATCCTAGAAAAATGAGGCATGACGAGAAGCTGGCTTTCTGGATTAATGTCCACAATGCACTAGTGATGCAT GCGTTCTTGGTTTATGGGATTCCACGAAGTAATCTCAAGAGAGTATCTCAACTTCTCAAG GCTGCTTATAACATTGGAGGGAATACAGTTAGTGTTGAGATGATTCAGAGTTCTATACTAGGATGTCGATTGCCCCGTCCAGGTCAG TGGATTCAATCATTGTTCtttccaaaacaaaaatttaaggCTGGAGATGCAAGAAAAGGATATGCGATAGAGCACCCAGACCCTCGCCTACGTTTTGCTCTATGCTCAGGATGCCATTCTGATGCTCTG CTCCGGTTGTACACGCCCCAGAGAGTGTTCGAGGAGCTTGAAGTGGCTAAAGAGGAGTACCTTCAAACAAATACAAGGGTACACAAGGAACAAAAACTAGTTCTCCCAAAGAATGTGGAATCTTATGTGAAGGAGGTCGATTTGTGCCCTTCTGGTTTTATGGAAATGATAGAGCTCGCATTGCCTGCACATTTCATAAAGAAATATCAAGGGAgaatatggaagaaaattgAGTGGATTCCTCACAACTTCACTTTCCGTTACCTAATTTCGCATGAATTGGTTGAGTCTGTCATATCCTTCTGA